The bacterium genomic interval TGCGCTCGATGTACGCGTCGAGATCCGGGAACTCGTTCGAGAAGAGCGAACGGTCGAAGGCCTTGTACCAGTTGGCCAGGACGTTGAAGGCGTGCAGGTCCGCGACGGACAGGCGATCGCCGACCATGAATCCGCCGTCCTTCGGGTTCGCCTGCAGGTAGTGAAGGAAGCCGTTCAGGTGGTTTCGATAGCCGTTGCCCGAAACGCCCCAGGCGCCGTCGCCGAGAAAGGCGGCGAGGCGGTCTCGTACGACGTCGTCGGGGACGTTCACCTTTGCGTTGACGGTCAGCATCCCGTTCCAGTGGAAGAGCGCGTCGTAGGCGTGCGCCATCACCTCCATCGCCGCGAGGCGCTCTTCCGGCGCATCGCCGAAGAGGTCGTGCTGCTCGGCCAGGTGGGCGAGGATCACGTTGCTCTGGTTCAGGCGGAGGTCGCCGTCCACGAAGAGCGGCAGGTGCCCGTTGCGCACCCGCGGCTTGAGCAAGAAGTCGCCGTCCGGGGTTCGCGCCGACCACTCGAGCAGGCTCATCCGGACGAAGTCGTAGTCGACCCCCGCGACTCGGAGCAGACAATGGATGGGCCAGCCGATGCCCATCACGTCCAGATAGACGAGGGTCGGCTTCGCGCTCGACTGCGTCATCAGTCGGTCGAGCTGATCCGCGAGATCCTGTAGGCGCGGCGGGATCGAATCGGTCATTCAGCGCAAGCCCTCGCTCCCAAAGCGCGCGTGCCGATCGATCAGGCCGGGATCCAGTTGCCGTGGAATCCGTTGGGCACGCGGAGATCGAGCCTGGCCCGAGCGCGTGGACCCGACTCGATCGAGGTCGCGTCGAAGAGCACGAGGTCGCTTCGGTTCTCGGGGCCGAGATAGACGATCGACAGGAGGAAACCGTCGCCTTCGTCGGCGTCCGCGGCTCGCGGCACGAAGATCGGTTCGCCGACGAGGCAGCCCTCGCCCGCGTGCCAGCGCGCGACCTCGCCCGTCTCGAAATCGACGTGGGCGATCTGGTCGAAGATCGCGTTCCGGCCCTCCGGGCTCTCGGTCGAGGTCATGAAGCCGTGTCGATAGGGCAGGCCGGCGAAGCGTTCGTCGAGACGGGGGAACTCGGAGATGAGGTCGTCGATCACCTCGATGGTCGGATCGTCGGTCGATCCCGACAGATCGAAGGTCCAGCGTTCGAGCCGCCCCTCCGCGTCCTTCGGCGCGGGCCGGCCGCCGTCGGGCGTCGGGAAGCCCGGTGCCCCGTCGTAGCGGACCATGTCCGCGACGAGGCGGTCCCCGTCCTCGAAGGCGTTCATCGGGTGGTAGACGTAGCAGGCCTCCGTCTCGACCCAGCGGATCGCGTCGATCGGGTCGCTTCGGCGCAGGAAGCCGAAACGGCTCGATTGCGAGGCGTCCCAGGCGATCGGCGGTCCGCCCTTCATGGCGCGTTCGAGGCTCGTCGTCGCGGGGAAGACCGGGAAGACGACGAAGTTCCGGGTCGCGATGAAGTCGTGGACCATCGAGGCATAGGGGGCTTCGAATCGATCGCTGCGCGTGAGGCGCCCGTCCTTCGCGACGACCTGATAGCTCATGGTCGGGCTGCCGAGTCCGCCGACGCTGTATCCGAAGAAGAGCATCTCGCCGGTCTCGGGGTCGATCTTCGGATGCGCGGTCATCGGCCCTTCGAGTCCGCCGTCGAAGTCGTAGGGGCCGATCGAAGCGAGGGACCCGCGCTCGAGCTCGAAGGGCGGGTTGCCCTCTTCGAGGGCGAGCAGCCGGCCGCCGTGGAAGAGGACGTTCGTGTTGGCCACGTTGAAGGGCTTGCCGGCGGCGAGCGGATCGCTCGTCATCGGGTTTCCGAGGGTCCCGAAGAGCGCGCGTCCGTGCTCCTGCTCGAGCTTCCATTTCTCGGTGCGGATCCAGCGGTTCCTGTAGGCGACCCGACCGCCCTCGATGTCGAAGGCATGGATCATCCCGTCGCCGGAGAAGAGGTGGTACTTGTCGCGCGGAGGAAAGAGGGGGGTCGACCCGTTGCGGACGAAGGTGCCCGCCAGCTCTTCCGGCCAGTCGCCTTCGACCTCGAGATCGGGCGCGTCGCATTCCGCCCGGACCGGGGCGAAGTTGCCGCTCAGGAAACGTTCATTCGGGAATCGCTGGGTCATCGCTTCTCCGGGCCGGACGCGAGCATAGCGGCCGCAGCAGGCCGTCGTCGGGCGCCCCGGGCGCGTACTCGCGGTTCCCCCACGGCGGGTTGCCGCGGCGCGCGATCCCGCCGAGACTCTTCGCCACCCGGCGTCGCGTGCCCGCGCCCGGACGACAAGCAAGACAGTCATGGAAGACCTCCAACGCCTCCACGAGAGCGTCGTCCTCGATTCCGAGATCGACGCCCTGGGACACATGAACGTGCGCCACTACGGCGAGCGCGCCCTCGCAGCGACGGCGTGCCTGCTCGAGCGCATCGACCTCGCCGGCCTCGGCGTCGAAGGCGTGACGCCCGGCGTCCACGACCTCCCGCGGCTCTACACGCGCTACCAGCGCGAACAGCTCGCCGGCGCGCCCCTCGAAG includes:
- a CDS encoding glutathione S-transferase → MTDSIPPRLQDLADQLDRLMTQSSAKPTLVYLDVMGIGWPIHCLLRVAGVDYDFVRMSLLEWSARTPDGDFLLKPRVRNGHLPLFVDGDLRLNQSNVILAHLAEQHDLFGDAPEERLAAMEVMAHAYDALFHWNGMLTVNAKVNVPDDVVRDRLAAFLGDGAWGVSGNGYRNHLNGFLHYLQANPKDGGFMVGDRLSVADLHAFNVLANWYKAFDRSLFSNEFPDLDAYIERIATIPAVSDYIRNHQEPTTWIPFPAFGIALTSAEETLGLTSVR
- a CDS encoding carotenoid oxygenase family protein yields the protein MTQRFPNERFLSGNFAPVRAECDAPDLEVEGDWPEELAGTFVRNGSTPLFPPRDKYHLFSGDGMIHAFDIEGGRVAYRNRWIRTEKWKLEQEHGRALFGTLGNPMTSDPLAAGKPFNVANTNVLFHGGRLLALEEGNPPFELERGSLASIGPYDFDGGLEGPMTAHPKIDPETGEMLFFGYSVGGLGSPTMSYQVVAKDGRLTRSDRFEAPYASMVHDFIATRNFVVFPVFPATTSLERAMKGGPPIAWDASQSSRFGFLRRSDPIDAIRWVETEACYVYHPMNAFEDGDRLVADMVRYDGAPGFPTPDGGRPAPKDAEGRLERWTFDLSGSTDDPTIEVIDDLISEFPRLDERFAGLPYRHGFMTSTESPEGRNAIFDQIAHVDFETGEVARWHAGEGCLVGEPIFVPRAADADEGDGFLLSIVYLGPENRSDLVLFDATSIESGPRARARLDLRVPNGFHGNWIPA